The Chloroherpetonaceae bacterium genome includes a window with the following:
- the rplC gene encoding 50S ribosomal protein L3, with protein sequence MSAILGRKIGMTSLYDAKGKVIPCTVIEAGPCYVSQVKTVENDGYAAYQMAFDEKKESRTPKPQLGHFKKAGVPPAYFVKEFRAEVMGRELKVGEVVKADIFKEGDVVDVIGTSKGKGFQGVVKRHHFGGGCRTHGQSDRWRAPGSMGGSSFPSRSFKGMRMAGRMGGETVTVKNLKVVKVLADSNLLVVKGAVPGKNGGYVQVVTAKG encoded by the coding sequence ATGAGCGCAATTTTAGGTCGGAAAATCGGAATGACAAGCCTTTATGACGCAAAAGGCAAAGTCATTCCTTGTACAGTGATTGAGGCAGGACCGTGCTATGTCTCACAAGTGAAGACTGTTGAAAACGATGGTTATGCGGCGTATCAAATGGCCTTTGATGAAAAGAAAGAATCACGCACGCCAAAGCCGCAGTTAGGACACTTCAAGAAAGCAGGTGTGCCGCCAGCCTATTTCGTGAAGGAATTTCGTGCAGAGGTAATGGGGCGTGAGCTGAAGGTAGGCGAGGTGGTAAAGGCTGATATTTTCAAGGAAGGAGATGTGGTCGATGTGATTGGCACCTCGAAAGGCAAGGGTTTTCAAGGTGTGGTGAAGCGTCATCATTTTGGTGGCGGCTGTCGCACGCACGGTCAATCAGACCGCTGGCGCGCACCTGGTTCAATGGGCGGCTCATCGTTCCCATCACGCTCCTTTAAAGGAATGCGAATGGCAGGTCGAATGGGTGGTGAGACCGTAACAGTCAAAAACCTCAAGGTGGTTAAAGTGCTCGCCGATTCAAACTTGCTGGTCGTCAAGGGAGCTGTGCCGGGCAAAAACGGCGGTTATGTGCAAGTGGTAACTGCAAAAGGATAA